One genomic region from Amblyraja radiata isolate CabotCenter1 chromosome 17, sAmbRad1.1.pri, whole genome shotgun sequence encodes:
- the LOC116982958 gene encoding formyl peptide receptor-related sequence 4-like — protein MDVGDSETNQTLVVKNALVCTVLGLASLLGIPGNGMVIWIILFHMRRQRSPTVVLLLNLAIADVLVLVTLPLWIYSFVHGWPFGQTFCKLLTFVVHCNMYVSIFLITVMSAERFMAVLYPFSSQRWRTVAVVRAMVLLAWLLASLFAIPALVYQVLGDDDHGQDQCMYGNFSSDEQEILCTMIQFLVAFAIPFSMMSVFYFCIGRKLRGMTFKRQSRTGMVIGTVVIVFFVCWMPYHVVNLISLAAMMTKTNEAVSDTLTDIYDYGVLFAGALVFFNSCANPIIYAFAARSIRDGFHVSAFGTFFDQMTNSVKEESRKTSKDTSKAYENVTLQELHSSQNN, from the coding sequence ATGGACGTGGGTGACTCTGAGACGAACCAAACTCTGGTCGTGAAAAATGCTCTGGTCTGCACTGTCCTGGGCTTGGCTTCCCTTCTGGGCATCCCGGGGAACGGAATGGTCATCTGGATTATCCTTTTCCACATGCGGAGGCAGAGATCGCCGACGGTGGTGCTGCTACTGAACCTGGCCATCGCTGACGTGCTGGTGCTGGTCACCTTGCCTCTGTGGATCTACAGCTTTGTGCACGGCTGGCCCTTCGGGCAGACCTTCTGCAAGCTCCTCACCTTCGTGGTCCACTGCAACATGTACGTCAGCATCTTCCTCATCACGGTGATGAGCGCCGAGCGCTTCATGGCCGTCCTCTACCCGTTCAGCTCGCAGCGATGGCGCACTGTGGCCGTGGTGCGTGCGATGGTGCTGCTCGCCTGGCTGCTGGCTTCACTCTTTGCCATCCCAGCGCTGGTGTACCAGGTACTGGGCGATGATGACCACGGGCAGGATCAATGCATGTACGGCAACTTCAGCTCGGACGAGCAGGAGATTCTGTGCACAATGATACAATTCCTCGTGGCTTTTGCCATCCCCTTTTCCATGATGTCCGTTTTCTACTTTTGTATCGGGCGGAAACTGAGAGGCATGACTTTTAAACGGCAGTCCAGGACAGGGATGGTGATTGGCACGGTGGTGATTGTGTTCTTCGTTTGCTGGATGCCTTACCATGTGGTAAACCTGATCTCGCTCGCAGCAATGATGACCAAGACAAACGAGGCGGTTTCCGACACGTTAACGGACATCTATGACTATGGCGTCCTGTTCGCTGGGGCGTTGGTGTTCTTCAACAGCTGCGCCAACCCGATCATTTATGCCTTTGCCGCCCGGAGTATCCGAGATGGCTTTCACGTGTCGGCCTTTGGCACGTTTTTTGACCAGATGACCAATTCCGTCAAAGAAGAATCGAGGAAAACAAGCAAGGACACTTCAAAAGCCTACGAGAACGTCACTTTGCAAGAGTTGCATTCCAGTCAGAATAACTGA
- the LOC116982918 gene encoding leukotriene B4 receptor 1-like, which produces MMELSKSTGEADLSLGRGVRVAASIIFGATCLIGIPGNSIVIWVILSKMKRRPSTVLLILNLAIADLVVLLTLPPWIYSINNGWTFGEPSCKVVAYLIYCNLYGSVFFITLMSVDRFMAVIYPFASQRWRTERSVCMAVPVVWALAFLFAVPVILLMKVKTIDGQLTCKDDKSDLKAQQITSLAMETFIGFVIPLTVLAVCYAHVIRRVSQMTYKSKNRTEMLIASIVIAFVICWLPYHVFNVFKFASLMVNTDSGAFRVLENVSEVGSYITGAIAFFSSAINPLLYAFAAKSFRNGFRSPVMVKIFEQMAQSTKDEYAMERFKTTKMGSIQDL; this is translated from the coding sequence ATGATGGAGCTGTCAAAAAGCACGGGAGAAGCTGATCTCTCTCTCGGCAGGGGAGTTCGGGTAGCAGCAAGCATCATCTTTGGAGCAACCTGTCTCATTGGGATCCCCGGCAATTCCATCGTCATCTGGGTGATATTGTCCAAGATGAAAAGGCGACCGTCCACCGTTTTGCTCATCCTCAACCTGGCCATCGCAGATCTCGTCGTTCTGCTCACGTTGCCCCCGTGGATTTACTCCATCAACAATGGCTGGACCTTTGGCGAGCCTTCGTGCAAGGTCGTCGCCTACCTGATCTACTGCAACCTGTACGgcagtgtgttcttcatcacgctGATGAGCGTGGACCGCTTCATGGccgtcatctatccattcgcCTCCCAACGCTGGCGGACGGAGAGGTCTGTCTGCATGGCAGTCCCCGTGGTTTGGGCACTGGCCTTTCTCTTTGCTGTCCCTGTTATTCTATTGATGAAGGTTAAGACCATAGACGGCCAGCTAACGTGCAAAGACGACAAGTCCGATTTGAAAGCCCAGCAAATTACTTCCCTTGCGATGGAGACATTCATTGGGTTTGTGATTCCTCTCACGGTGCTTGCTGTCTGTTACGCCCACGTCATTAGAAGGGTGAGTCAAATGACCTACAAGAGTAAAAACAGGACTGAGATGCTGATCGCCAGCATCGTCATAGCATTTGTGATCTGCTGGCTCCCTTACCACGTGTTCAACGTGTTTAAATTTGCCTCCCTGATGGTGAACACGGATTCGGGTGCATTTAGAGTACTGGAGAACGTTTCCGAGGTCGGATCGTACATAACTGGGGCAATAGCCTTCTTCAGCAGCGCCATTAACCCTCTGCTCTATGCGTTCGCTGCCAAGAGTTTCCGGAACGGCTTTCGGTCTCCGGTGATGGTAAAAATCTTTGAGCAAATGGCTCAGTCCACAAAAGACGAATACGCCATGGAGCGCTTTAAAACTACAAAAATGGGAAGTATCCAAGATCTGTAA